From the Methanobacterium sp. BAmetb5 genome, the window ATATCACTGTACTTACATCTGCTCCTTCCGTGGAGTAGACCAGATGGGAAATTGGATTTCTGTAGGGAGTCAGGTGGGGTGCCTTCATATCCACCAGTACCAGGTCCGCTTTCTTCCCCACTTTTATGCTTCCTATCTCATTTTCCATGCCCAGGGCAGCTGCACCATTGATTGTGGCCATTTCTAACACCTTATTTGCAGGCATAACCGTGGGGTCCAGTTTACGTACCTTTTGAAGGAGGCTGGACATTTTCATTTCCTGGAAAAGGTCCAGGTTGTTGTTGGATGCCGCTCCGTCAGTTCCCAGAGACACACAAACCCCATTGGCCATTAAATCTGAAACTGGAGATATTCCTGAGGCTAATTTCATATTACTCAGAGGGTTATGAGATAATTTCACTTTATTGGCCTTGATTAATGCTATTTCTGCTCCGGAGAGCCATACAGAATGTGCTGCCAGGACATCAGGGCCTAAAAATTTAAGATCCTCCAGATATTCAAATGGCCTTTTCATCCGCTCATTCAAGCTGTCATCCACTTCTTTTTCAGTTTCAGAAACATGGATATGAATCCGGAGCCCTTTTTCGTCGGCCTTCTTCCGGACCCAGTTTAAAAGTTCAGGTGAACACGTGTAAGGAGTATGCGGCCCTAAAGACACCTGGATCCTGCCATCAGCAGTGTTATGACATTTTTCTATGATGCGTAGGGTTTCTTTAAATTCTGCTTTCCTTTTTTCCTCATCAAAAAGGTCGATCATTCCGTGGCAGATAACACCCCTCATACCCGCTTCATCCAGGGCGCGGGCCACCTCATCCATGAAAAAGTACATGTCATTACAGGTGGTGGTTCCAGATTTGATCATTTCCAGTGCGGAGAGAAGTGCTCCGACATAACAGTGTTCCCCTTCCAGATTTGCCTCCACTGGCCATATATGGTCATTCAACCATGTATCCAGGGGTAAATCATCAGCTAAACCCCTCATTAAACTCATTGAAAGGTGGGTGTGGGTGTTGACCAGACCCGGGATGAGACATTTTCCTTCCCCATTTATGACTTCGTCGGCATTATTAGGAGTATTATCTGAGGTAATTTCAACGATTTTGTCGTTTTCTATTAGTACCGATCCTTTCTTAACTTCACGGTCAATGATACTGGTGTTTTTTATTAGAATAGTCTGGGTTTCCATGGGACCACCTATCTATATAAGATTAGGAAATAACATAAATAATCTACAAATTATACTGTACTAAATTCAGTTTACTCCGCAGATAGTATCTGCCAGTTCA encodes:
- a CDS encoding amidohydrolase family protein yields the protein METQTILIKNTSIIDREVKKGSVLIENDKIVEITSDNTPNNADEVINGEGKCLIPGLVNTHTHLSMSLMRGLADDLPLDTWLNDHIWPVEANLEGEHCYVGALLSALEMIKSGTTTCNDMYFFMDEVARALDEAGMRGVICHGMIDLFDEEKRKAEFKETLRIIEKCHNTADGRIQVSLGPHTPYTCSPELLNWVRKKADEKGLRIHIHVSETEKEVDDSLNERMKRPFEYLEDLKFLGPDVLAAHSVWLSGAEIALIKANKVKLSHNPLSNMKLASGISPVSDLMANGVCVSLGTDGAASNNNLDLFQEMKMSSLLQKVRKLDPTVMPANKVLEMATINGAAALGMENEIGSIKVGKKADLVLVDMKAPHLTPYRNPISHLVYSTEGADVSTVICNGNILMKEREVLVLDEAEVMARAENAAQDLLSRN